A part of Tigriopus californicus strain San Diego chromosome 10, Tcal_SD_v2.1, whole genome shotgun sequence genomic DNA contains:
- the LOC131889483 gene encoding dynamin-like isoform X6: MAAGNHGMESLIPIINRMQDAFTQLGVPMVIDLPQIAVVGGQSAGKSSVLENFVGRDFLPRGSGIVTRRPLILQLINAPNEYGEFLHCKGKKFMDFGAIMKEIEDETDRMTGSNKGISNLPINLRVYSPHVLNITLIDLPGLTKIAIGDQPVDIEAQIKDMIMQFICKETCLILAVTPANTDLATSDALNLAKSVDPDGLRTIGVLTKLDLMDDGTDAREVLENKFLPLRRGYVGVINRSQKDIEGKKDIKAAMAAERKFFLSHPSYRNMADRLGSPYLQKVLNQQLTNHIRETLPSLRDRLQKQYLSLEKEVEQYKYFRPDDPAIKTKAMLQSIQQLQQDFERSIEGSGSAAVNTLELSGGAKINRLFHERFPYEIVRMEFDEKELRREIAFAIRNIHGIRVGLFTPDMAFEAIVTKQIARLKEPSIKCVDLVVQELTNVIRMVSEKMNRYPRLREETERIITTYIREKEQRCKDQICMLIECELAYMNTNHEDFIGFANAQNTNQNSEKTGRKLGNQVIRKGYMSIHNLGIMKGGSRDYWFVLTSESLSWFKDDEEKDKKFMLPLDSLKLRDIEAGFMSRRHMFAIYNPENRNVYKDFKTLELSCETQDEVDSWKASFLRAGVYPEKTSELNNGDGESQEASLGSVDPQLERQVETIRNLVDSYMKIVTKTCRDLVPKTVMYLMINDVKNFINSELLAQLYATGDTHSMMEESADEALKREEMLRQYHACKEALKIIGDVSMATVSTPAPPPVKNWMPAPSSHTSSSSSGGGGGGSGGGGGSGGGGNSGNGGGGGISQAPPSPGGGPRRNPPPVSRQPPQPPRAAPAAPGGRAPPSAPGRAAGLPPPMIPTRWVKASSLKDSSSSSNEDDTSNTLEVKKETIIKGVVIKSIVCHPKGTKNKSMAPSPPRGGTPPPPIPPQKSKSVTFGSSASNSKSPMSPQSVPKVKKSFSRASCLIRAKPKAPPIPTPRPKSSALSD; encoded by the exons ATGGCAGCGGGCAATCATGGGATGGAGTCCCTCATCCCTATTATTAATCGCATGCAAGATGCCTTTACACAACTCGGGGTGCCCATGGTCATTGATCTGCCGCAAATTGCGGTGGTGGGTGGTCAATCAGCGGGTAAATCATCCGTCTTGGAAAATTTCGTGGGAAG GGATTTCCTTCCCCGAGGCTCGGGCATCGTGACTCGACGACCTCTCATTTTGCAACTCATCAATGCGCCCAACGAGTATGGCGAATTTCTTCATTGCAAGGGCAAGAAGTTCATGGATTTTGGCGCCATCATGAAGGAAATCGAGGATGAAACCGATCGCATGACGGGCTCGAACAAGGGCATTTCTAACCTTCCCATAAACTTGAGAGTGTATTCGCCTCATG TCCTTAACATAACACTAATCGATTTACCTGGTCTGACCAAAATCGCCATCGGAGATCAACCTGTTGATATTGAGGCCCAAATTAAAGACATGATCATGCAATTCATTTGCAAAGAAACCTGCCTGATCTTGGCCGTGACTCCAGCTAACACGGATTTGGCAACTTCAGATGCATTGAATTTGGCTAAATCTGTCGATCCTGACG GTCTTCGAACCATTGGTGTGTTGACAAAGCTGGACTTGATGGACGACGGTACGGATGCCAGAGAGGTCTTGGAAAACAAATTCCTGCCTCTAAGACGAGGATATGTAGGCGTCATCAATCGGTCTCAAAAGGATATCGAGGGCAAAAAAGATATCAAAGCCGCCATGGCAGCAGAGAGGAAGTTTTTCCTAAG TCATCCCTCATACCGTAACATGGCGGACCGTCTGGGCTCACCTTACTTGCAGAAAGTTCTCAATCAACAACTCACCAACCACATCCGTGAGACACTTCCGAGTCTCCGGGATCGCCTTCAAAAGCAGTACTTATCTCTAGAGAAGGAAGTGGAGCAATACAAATACTTCAGACCAGATGATCCAGCCATCAAAACCAAAGCGATGCTACA GAGTATTCAACAATTGCAACAAGATTTCGAACGATCCATTGAAGGCAGTGGTTCGGCGGCAGTCAACACATTGGAATTGAGCGGAGGAGCTAAGATCAACCGTTTGTTCCACGAACGCTTCCCATATGAAATCGTTCGAATGGAGTTCGATGAGAAGGAATTAAGGCGCGAAATTGCCTTTGCTATCCGGAATATACACG GTATTCGCGTGGGTCTCTTTACGCCTGATATGGCTTTTGAAGCCATTGTAACTAAGCAAATAGCCAGGTTGAAAGAGCCTAGCATTAAATGTGTGGATCTCGTGGTACAAGAATTAACCAATGTGATCCGAATGGTCTCAGAAAAG ATGAATCGTTACCCTCGTCTTCGCGAAGAAACCGAGCGGATTATTACTACCTACATTCGAGAAAAGGAGCAACGATGTAAAGATCAGATTTGCATGCTGATTGAATGCGAGCTGGCTTATATGAACACCAACCACGAAGATTTCATTGGATTTGCCAA tGCGCAAAATACCAATCAAAACTCTGAGAAAACCGGTAGAAAATTGGGCAATCAGGTCATTCGAAAAGGCTACATGTCCATCCACAACTTGGGTATCATGAAAGGTGGATCTCGAGATTATTGGTTCGTTTTGACATCGGAATCTCTCTCTTGGTTCAAGGATGACGAG GAGAAAGATAAGAAGTTCATGCTCCCGCTGGACAGTTTGAAATTGCGGGATATTGAAGCCGGGTTCATGTCCAGGCGTCACATGTTTGCGATATACAACCCGGAAAACAGGAACGTGTACAAGGACTTCAAGACCCTTGAATTGTCTTGCGAGACTCAGGATGAAGTGGATTCGTGGAAAGCGTCCTTTTTGAGGGCTGGAGTTTATCCTGAGAAGACTTCCGAGCTCAACAACGGCGACGGAGAA AGCCAAGAAGCCTCACTCGGGTCTGTTGATCCACAATTGGAGCGCCAAGTTGAAACCATCCGTAATCTCGTGGATTCTTACATGAAAATTGTAACAAAGACGTGCCGGGACCTCGTACCAAAGACTGTCATGTATCTTATGATCAATGATGTGAAGAATTTCATCAACAGCGAACTCCTCGCTCAGCTTTACGCGACTGGAGACACG CATTCCATGATGGAAGAGAGTGCTGACGAAGCTCTTAAACGAGAAGAGATGTTGAGACAATACCATGCTTGCAAAGAGGCTCTGAAGATCATTGGTGATGTGTCCATGGCCACGGTGAGCACACCGGCTCCTCCTCCCGTAAAGAACTGGATGCCAGCGCCCAGCTCGCACACATCCTCTTCGTCTAGTGGGGGTGGCGGAGGAGGTAGTGGCGGCGGAGGAGGTAGTGGAGGTGGGGGTAATAGTGGAAATGGTGGGGGAGGGGGAATTTCCCAAGCTCCACCTTCACCCGGTGGAGGCCCGAGGCGAAATCCGCCTCCAGTGTCTAGGCAGCCTCCACAGCCCCCAAGGGCGGCTCCTGCCGCTCCAGGAGGTCGAGCTCCTCCCTCTGCACCTGGTCGAGCTGCCGGACTCCCGCCTCCGATGATTCCAAC TCGCTGGGTGAAGGCctcatctttgaaagattcttcttcctcctccaacGAGGACGACACTTCCAACACTCTCGAAGTCAAGAAAGAGACCATTATCAAGGGCGTCGTAATCAAAAGCATTGTGTGCCACCCCAAAGGCACCAAGAATAAGTCCATGGCACCCTCTCCACCCAGGGGGGGAACGCCTCCACCCCCCATTCCacctcaaaagagcaaatccGTCACTTTTGGGAGCTCAGCGTCCAATTCCAAGTCGCCCATGTCCCCTCAGTCTGTgcccaaagtgaaaaaatcCTTCTCACGAGCCTCGTGCCTTATTCGAGCCAAGCCCAAAGCCCCGCCCATTCCTACCCCTCGCCCCAAAAGCAGCGCTTTGTCAGACTGA
- the LOC131889483 gene encoding dynamin-like isoform X4 gives MAAGNHGMESLIPIINRMQDAFTQLGVPMVIDLPQIAVVGGQSAGKSSVLENFVGRDFLPRGSGIVTRRPLILQLINAPNEYGEFLHCKGKKFMDFGAIMKEIEDETDRMTGSNKGISNLPINLRVYSPHVLNITLIDLPGLTKIPVGDQPHDIDQQIREMIMTYIQKDTCLILAVTPANIDIATSDALMVAKYADPDGLRTIGVLTKLDLMDDGTDAREVLENKFLPLRRGYVGVINRSQKDIEGKKDIKAAMAAERKFFLSHPSYRNMADRLGSPYLQKVLNQQLTNHIRETLPSLRDRLQKQYLSLEKEVEQYKYFRPDDPAIKTKAMLQSIQQLQQDFERSIEGSGSAAVNTLELSGGAKINRLFHERFPYEIVRMEFDEKELRREIAFAIRNIHGVRIGMFTPDRAFEMICYKQIGTLREPAIKLVDLVMQELLSTLKVATAKMNRYPRLREETERIITTYIREKEQRCKDQICMLIECELAYMNTNHEDFIGFANAQNTNQNSEKTGRKLGNQVIRKGYMSIHNLGIMKGGSRDYWFVLTSESLSWFKDDEEKDKKFMLPLDSLKLRDIEAGFMSRRHMFAIYNPENRNVYKDFKTLELSCETQDEVDSWKASFLRAGVYPEKTSELNNGDGEEGSRSQEASLGSVDPQLERQVETIRNLVDSYMKIVTKTCRDLVPKTVMYLMINDVKNFINSELLAQLYATGDTHSMMEESADEALKREEMLRQYHACKEALKIIGDVSMATVSTPAPPPVKNWMPAPSSHTSSSSSGGGGGGSGGGGGSGGGGNSGNGGGGGISQAPPSPGGGPRRNPPPVSRQPPQPPRAAPAAPGGRAPPSAPGRAAGLPPPMIPTRWVKASSLKDSSSSSNEDDTSNTLEVKKETIIKGVVIKSIVCHPKGTKNKSMAPSPPRGGTPPPPIPPQKSKSVTFGSSASNSKSPMSPQSVPKVKKSFSRASCLIRAKPKAPPIPTPRPKSSALSD, from the exons ATGGCAGCGGGCAATCATGGGATGGAGTCCCTCATCCCTATTATTAATCGCATGCAAGATGCCTTTACACAACTCGGGGTGCCCATGGTCATTGATCTGCCGCAAATTGCGGTGGTGGGTGGTCAATCAGCGGGTAAATCATCCGTCTTGGAAAATTTCGTGGGAAG GGATTTCCTTCCCCGAGGCTCGGGCATCGTGACTCGACGACCTCTCATTTTGCAACTCATCAATGCGCCCAACGAGTATGGCGAATTTCTTCATTGCAAGGGCAAGAAGTTCATGGATTTTGGCGCCATCATGAAGGAAATCGAGGATGAAACCGATCGCATGACGGGCTCGAACAAGGGCATTTCTAACCTTCCCATAAACTTGAGAGTGTATTCGCCTCATG TGCTTAATATTACCCTCATTGACTTGCCCGGATTGACAAAAATCCCGGTAGGCGATCAACCCCACGATATTGATCAGCAAATCCGAGAAATGATCATGACTTACATTCAAAAAGACACGTGCTTGATCCTGGCCGTAACCCCCGCCAATATCGATATTGCCACGTCGGATGCACTAATGGTGGCCAAATACGCCGATCCGGACG GTCTTCGAACCATTGGTGTGTTGACAAAGCTGGACTTGATGGACGACGGTACGGATGCCAGAGAGGTCTTGGAAAACAAATTCCTGCCTCTAAGACGAGGATATGTAGGCGTCATCAATCGGTCTCAAAAGGATATCGAGGGCAAAAAAGATATCAAAGCCGCCATGGCAGCAGAGAGGAAGTTTTTCCTAAG TCATCCCTCATACCGTAACATGGCGGACCGTCTGGGCTCACCTTACTTGCAGAAAGTTCTCAATCAACAACTCACCAACCACATCCGTGAGACACTTCCGAGTCTCCGGGATCGCCTTCAAAAGCAGTACTTATCTCTAGAGAAGGAAGTGGAGCAATACAAATACTTCAGACCAGATGATCCAGCCATCAAAACCAAAGCGATGCTACA GAGTATTCAACAATTGCAACAAGATTTCGAACGATCCATTGAAGGCAGTGGTTCGGCGGCAGTCAACACATTGGAATTGAGCGGAGGAGCTAAGATCAACCGTTTGTTCCACGAACGCTTCCCATATGAAATCGTTCGAATGGAGTTCGATGAGAAGGAATTAAGGCGCGAAATTGCCTTTGCTATCCGGAATATACACG GTGTTAGAATAGGAATGTTCACCCCTGACCGTGCCTTTGAGATGATTTGCTATAAGCAAATTGGAACCCTCAGGGAGCCCGCAATCAAACTTGTTGACCTCGTGATGCAGGAGCTCTTAAGCACCCTCAAGGTGGCGACGGCCAAG ATGAATCGTTACCCTCGTCTTCGCGAAGAAACCGAGCGGATTATTACTACCTACATTCGAGAAAAGGAGCAACGATGTAAAGATCAGATTTGCATGCTGATTGAATGCGAGCTGGCTTATATGAACACCAACCACGAAGATTTCATTGGATTTGCCAA tGCGCAAAATACCAATCAAAACTCTGAGAAAACCGGTAGAAAATTGGGCAATCAGGTCATTCGAAAAGGCTACATGTCCATCCACAACTTGGGTATCATGAAAGGTGGATCTCGAGATTATTGGTTCGTTTTGACATCGGAATCTCTCTCTTGGTTCAAGGATGACGAG GAGAAAGATAAGAAGTTCATGCTCCCGCTGGACAGTTTGAAATTGCGGGATATTGAAGCCGGGTTCATGTCCAGGCGTCACATGTTTGCGATATACAACCCGGAAAACAGGAACGTGTACAAGGACTTCAAGACCCTTGAATTGTCTTGCGAGACTCAGGATGAAGTGGATTCGTGGAAAGCGTCCTTTTTGAGGGCTGGAGTTTATCCTGAGAAGACTTCCGAGCTCAACAACGGCGACGGAGAA GAAGGCAGCCGG AGCCAAGAAGCCTCACTCGGGTCTGTTGATCCACAATTGGAGCGCCAAGTTGAAACCATCCGTAATCTCGTGGATTCTTACATGAAAATTGTAACAAAGACGTGCCGGGACCTCGTACCAAAGACTGTCATGTATCTTATGATCAATGATGTGAAGAATTTCATCAACAGCGAACTCCTCGCTCAGCTTTACGCGACTGGAGACACG CATTCCATGATGGAAGAGAGTGCTGACGAAGCTCTTAAACGAGAAGAGATGTTGAGACAATACCATGCTTGCAAAGAGGCTCTGAAGATCATTGGTGATGTGTCCATGGCCACGGTGAGCACACCGGCTCCTCCTCCCGTAAAGAACTGGATGCCAGCGCCCAGCTCGCACACATCCTCTTCGTCTAGTGGGGGTGGCGGAGGAGGTAGTGGCGGCGGAGGAGGTAGTGGAGGTGGGGGTAATAGTGGAAATGGTGGGGGAGGGGGAATTTCCCAAGCTCCACCTTCACCCGGTGGAGGCCCGAGGCGAAATCCGCCTCCAGTGTCTAGGCAGCCTCCACAGCCCCCAAGGGCGGCTCCTGCCGCTCCAGGAGGTCGAGCTCCTCCCTCTGCACCTGGTCGAGCTGCCGGACTCCCGCCTCCGATGATTCCAAC TCGCTGGGTGAAGGCctcatctttgaaagattcttcttcctcctccaacGAGGACGACACTTCCAACACTCTCGAAGTCAAGAAAGAGACCATTATCAAGGGCGTCGTAATCAAAAGCATTGTGTGCCACCCCAAAGGCACCAAGAATAAGTCCATGGCACCCTCTCCACCCAGGGGGGGAACGCCTCCACCCCCCATTCCacctcaaaagagcaaatccGTCACTTTTGGGAGCTCAGCGTCCAATTCCAAGTCGCCCATGTCCCCTCAGTCTGTgcccaaagtgaaaaaatcCTTCTCACGAGCCTCGTGCCTTATTCGAGCCAAGCCCAAAGCCCCGCCCATTCCTACCCCTCGCCCCAAAAGCAGCGCTTTGTCAGACTGA
- the LOC131889483 gene encoding dynamin-like isoform X1: MAAGNHGMESLIPIINRMQDAFTQLGVPMVIDLPQIAVVGGQSAGKSSVLENFVGRDFLPRGSGIVTRRPLILQLINAPNEYGEFLHCKGKKFMDFGAIMKEIEDETDRMTGSNKGISNLPINLRVYSPHVLNITLIDLPGLTKIAIGDQPVDIEAQIKDMIMQFICKETCLILAVTPANTDLATSDALNLAKSVDPDGLRTIGVLTKLDLMDDGTDAREVLENKFLPLRRGYVGVINRSQKDIEGKKDIKAAMAAERKFFLSHPSYRNMADRLGSPYLQKVLNQQLTNHIRETLPSLRDRLQKQYLSLEKEVEQYKYFRPDDPAIKTKAMLQSIQQLQQDFERSIEGSGSAAVNTLELSGGAKINRLFHERFPYEIVRMEFDEKELRREIAFAIRNIHGIRVGLFTPDMAFEAIVTKQIARLKEPSIKCVDLVVQELTNVIRMVSEKMNRYPRLREETERIITTYIREKEQRCKDQICMLIECELAYMNTNHEDFIGFANAQNTNQNSEKTGRKLGNQVIRKGYMSIHNLGIMKGGSRDYWFVLTSESLSWFKDDEEKDKKFMLPLDSLKLRDIEAGFMSRRHMFAIYNPENRNVYKDFKTLELSCETQDEVDSWKASFLRAGVYPEKTSELNNGDGEEGSRSQEASLGSVDPQLERQVETIRNLVDSYMKIVTKTCRDLVPKTVMYLMINDVKNFINSELLAQLYATGDTHSMMEESADEALKREEMLRQYHACKEALKIIGDVSMATVSTPAPPPVKNWMPAPSSHTSSSSSGGGGGGSGGGGGSGGGGNSGNGGGGGISQAPPSPGGGPRRNPPPVSRQPPQPPRAAPAAPGGRAPPSAPGRAAGLPPPMIPTRWVKASSLKDSSSSSNEDDTSNTLEVKKETIIKGVVIKSIVCHPKGTKNKSMAPSPPRGGTPPPPIPPQKSKSVTFGSSASNSKSPMSPQSVPKVKKSFSRASCLIRAKPKAPPIPTPRPKSSALSD, translated from the exons ATGGCAGCGGGCAATCATGGGATGGAGTCCCTCATCCCTATTATTAATCGCATGCAAGATGCCTTTACACAACTCGGGGTGCCCATGGTCATTGATCTGCCGCAAATTGCGGTGGTGGGTGGTCAATCAGCGGGTAAATCATCCGTCTTGGAAAATTTCGTGGGAAG GGATTTCCTTCCCCGAGGCTCGGGCATCGTGACTCGACGACCTCTCATTTTGCAACTCATCAATGCGCCCAACGAGTATGGCGAATTTCTTCATTGCAAGGGCAAGAAGTTCATGGATTTTGGCGCCATCATGAAGGAAATCGAGGATGAAACCGATCGCATGACGGGCTCGAACAAGGGCATTTCTAACCTTCCCATAAACTTGAGAGTGTATTCGCCTCATG TCCTTAACATAACACTAATCGATTTACCTGGTCTGACCAAAATCGCCATCGGAGATCAACCTGTTGATATTGAGGCCCAAATTAAAGACATGATCATGCAATTCATTTGCAAAGAAACCTGCCTGATCTTGGCCGTGACTCCAGCTAACACGGATTTGGCAACTTCAGATGCATTGAATTTGGCTAAATCTGTCGATCCTGACG GTCTTCGAACCATTGGTGTGTTGACAAAGCTGGACTTGATGGACGACGGTACGGATGCCAGAGAGGTCTTGGAAAACAAATTCCTGCCTCTAAGACGAGGATATGTAGGCGTCATCAATCGGTCTCAAAAGGATATCGAGGGCAAAAAAGATATCAAAGCCGCCATGGCAGCAGAGAGGAAGTTTTTCCTAAG TCATCCCTCATACCGTAACATGGCGGACCGTCTGGGCTCACCTTACTTGCAGAAAGTTCTCAATCAACAACTCACCAACCACATCCGTGAGACACTTCCGAGTCTCCGGGATCGCCTTCAAAAGCAGTACTTATCTCTAGAGAAGGAAGTGGAGCAATACAAATACTTCAGACCAGATGATCCAGCCATCAAAACCAAAGCGATGCTACA GAGTATTCAACAATTGCAACAAGATTTCGAACGATCCATTGAAGGCAGTGGTTCGGCGGCAGTCAACACATTGGAATTGAGCGGAGGAGCTAAGATCAACCGTTTGTTCCACGAACGCTTCCCATATGAAATCGTTCGAATGGAGTTCGATGAGAAGGAATTAAGGCGCGAAATTGCCTTTGCTATCCGGAATATACACG GTATTCGCGTGGGTCTCTTTACGCCTGATATGGCTTTTGAAGCCATTGTAACTAAGCAAATAGCCAGGTTGAAAGAGCCTAGCATTAAATGTGTGGATCTCGTGGTACAAGAATTAACCAATGTGATCCGAATGGTCTCAGAAAAG ATGAATCGTTACCCTCGTCTTCGCGAAGAAACCGAGCGGATTATTACTACCTACATTCGAGAAAAGGAGCAACGATGTAAAGATCAGATTTGCATGCTGATTGAATGCGAGCTGGCTTATATGAACACCAACCACGAAGATTTCATTGGATTTGCCAA tGCGCAAAATACCAATCAAAACTCTGAGAAAACCGGTAGAAAATTGGGCAATCAGGTCATTCGAAAAGGCTACATGTCCATCCACAACTTGGGTATCATGAAAGGTGGATCTCGAGATTATTGGTTCGTTTTGACATCGGAATCTCTCTCTTGGTTCAAGGATGACGAG GAGAAAGATAAGAAGTTCATGCTCCCGCTGGACAGTTTGAAATTGCGGGATATTGAAGCCGGGTTCATGTCCAGGCGTCACATGTTTGCGATATACAACCCGGAAAACAGGAACGTGTACAAGGACTTCAAGACCCTTGAATTGTCTTGCGAGACTCAGGATGAAGTGGATTCGTGGAAAGCGTCCTTTTTGAGGGCTGGAGTTTATCCTGAGAAGACTTCCGAGCTCAACAACGGCGACGGAGAA GAAGGCAGCCGG AGCCAAGAAGCCTCACTCGGGTCTGTTGATCCACAATTGGAGCGCCAAGTTGAAACCATCCGTAATCTCGTGGATTCTTACATGAAAATTGTAACAAAGACGTGCCGGGACCTCGTACCAAAGACTGTCATGTATCTTATGATCAATGATGTGAAGAATTTCATCAACAGCGAACTCCTCGCTCAGCTTTACGCGACTGGAGACACG CATTCCATGATGGAAGAGAGTGCTGACGAAGCTCTTAAACGAGAAGAGATGTTGAGACAATACCATGCTTGCAAAGAGGCTCTGAAGATCATTGGTGATGTGTCCATGGCCACGGTGAGCACACCGGCTCCTCCTCCCGTAAAGAACTGGATGCCAGCGCCCAGCTCGCACACATCCTCTTCGTCTAGTGGGGGTGGCGGAGGAGGTAGTGGCGGCGGAGGAGGTAGTGGAGGTGGGGGTAATAGTGGAAATGGTGGGGGAGGGGGAATTTCCCAAGCTCCACCTTCACCCGGTGGAGGCCCGAGGCGAAATCCGCCTCCAGTGTCTAGGCAGCCTCCACAGCCCCCAAGGGCGGCTCCTGCCGCTCCAGGAGGTCGAGCTCCTCCCTCTGCACCTGGTCGAGCTGCCGGACTCCCGCCTCCGATGATTCCAAC TCGCTGGGTGAAGGCctcatctttgaaagattcttcttcctcctccaacGAGGACGACACTTCCAACACTCTCGAAGTCAAGAAAGAGACCATTATCAAGGGCGTCGTAATCAAAAGCATTGTGTGCCACCCCAAAGGCACCAAGAATAAGTCCATGGCACCCTCTCCACCCAGGGGGGGAACGCCTCCACCCCCCATTCCacctcaaaagagcaaatccGTCACTTTTGGGAGCTCAGCGTCCAATTCCAAGTCGCCCATGTCCCCTCAGTCTGTgcccaaagtgaaaaaatcCTTCTCACGAGCCTCGTGCCTTATTCGAGCCAAGCCCAAAGCCCCGCCCATTCCTACCCCTCGCCCCAAAAGCAGCGCTTTGTCAGACTGA